A window of Microcystis aeruginosa FD4 contains these coding sequences:
- a CDS encoding type II toxin-antitoxin system VapC family toxin, with translation MILCDTNILIEFYKNNHRIIEELRHIGLNQLAISSITQAELYYGAINKNELNKIKRHLGLLHTFPVDVAISNQFINLMETYSLSHKLNIPDAIIASTALVQNIKLYTLNLRDFCFIQGLELYDLSNE, from the coding sequence ATGATTTTATGTGACACCAATATCCTCATTGAATTCTATAAAAATAATCATAGGATTATCGAAGAGCTTCGCCATATTGGACTAAATCAACTAGCCATTAGTTCCATTACTCAAGCCGAATTATATTATGGAGCAATCAATAAAAATGAACTCAACAAAATCAAAAGACATCTCGGATTGCTACATACCTTTCCTGTAGATGTCGCAATATCCAATCAATTTATTAACTTAATGGAAACCTACTCCCTCAGTCACAAACTCAACATCCCTGACGCTATCATTGCCTCAACAGCATTAGTGCAGAATATTAAGCTATATACATTGAATTTGAGAGATTTTTGTTTTATTCAAGGCTTAGAACTCTATGATCTGTCAAATGAATAA
- the thiC gene encoding phosphomethylpyrimidine synthase, which translates to MRQEWVAPRRGQANVSQMHYARQGIITEEMTYVAKRENLSPELIRSEIARGRLIIPANINHLNLEPMAIGIASKCKVNANIGASPNSSNINEELEKLHLAVKYGADTVMDLSTGGGNLDEIRTAIINASPVPIGTVPIYQAVESVHGNIEKLTPEDFLHIIEKHAQQGVDYMTIHAGILIEHLPLVKTRLTGIVSRGGGIIAKWMLHHHKQNPLYTHFDEIIEIFRRYDVSFSLGDSLRPGCTHDASDAAQLAELKTLGQLTRRAWEHDVQVMVEGPGHVPMDQIEFNVKKQMEECSEAPFYVLGPLVTDIAPGYDHITSAIGAALAGWYGTAMLCYVTPKEHLGLPNAEDVRNGLIAYKIAAHAADIARHRPGARDRDDELSIARYNFDWNRQFQLSLDPDRAKEYHDETLPADIYKTAEFCSMCGPKFCPMQTKVDADAITELEKFLASQNQDNLTPV; encoded by the coding sequence ATGAGACAAGAATGGGTTGCCCCCCGGCGCGGACAAGCAAATGTATCGCAAATGCACTACGCCCGTCAGGGGATAATTACCGAAGAGATGACGTATGTGGCAAAACGGGAAAATCTCTCTCCCGAATTGATTCGCAGCGAAATCGCCCGAGGAAGACTGATTATTCCCGCTAATATCAATCACCTCAATCTCGAACCTATGGCGATCGGTATTGCTTCTAAGTGTAAAGTTAATGCTAATATCGGGGCTTCACCCAACTCCTCGAATATTAACGAAGAACTGGAAAAATTACACCTAGCAGTCAAATACGGCGCGGATACGGTGATGGATCTTTCCACTGGTGGCGGTAATTTGGACGAAATTCGCACCGCGATTATCAATGCTTCTCCTGTCCCCATCGGTACTGTACCCATCTATCAAGCGGTGGAAAGTGTTCACGGCAATATTGAAAAACTCACCCCCGAAGATTTCCTCCATATTATCGAAAAACACGCCCAGCAAGGGGTAGATTACATGACGATTCACGCGGGAATCCTCATCGAACACCTACCTTTAGTCAAAACCCGTCTGACCGGGATTGTCTCCCGGGGGGGTGGTATTATTGCTAAGTGGATGTTACACCACCACAAGCAAAATCCTCTCTACACCCATTTCGACGAAATTATCGAGATTTTCAGGCGTTATGACGTTTCTTTTAGTCTCGGTGACTCCCTGCGTCCCGGTTGTACCCACGATGCTTCTGATGCAGCCCAATTAGCGGAATTGAAAACCCTCGGCCAACTGACGCGTCGCGCTTGGGAACACGATGTACAGGTGATGGTGGAAGGACCGGGCCATGTTCCCATGGACCAAATTGAATTTAATGTGAAAAAACAAATGGAGGAGTGTAGCGAAGCACCTTTCTATGTTCTTGGTCCCCTTGTCACCGATATTGCCCCAGGCTACGATCATATCACTTCGGCGATCGGGGCTGCTCTGGCGGGTTGGTACGGGACGGCGATGTTATGTTATGTCACTCCGAAAGAACATCTCGGTTTACCCAACGCTGAAGATGTGCGAAATGGCTTAATTGCCTACAAAATAGCGGCTCATGCGGCAGATATCGCCCGTCATCGTCCCGGGGCGCGCGATCGTGATGACGAACTCTCCATAGCTCGTTATAATTTCGATTGGAATCGTCAATTTCAGTTATCCTTGGATCCCGATCGCGCTAAGGAATACCACGATGAGACTTTACCCGCAGATATCTATAAGACTGCGGAGTTTTGTTCGATGTGTGGACCGAAATTCTGTCCGATGCAAACTAAGGTCGATGCCGATGCGATTACGGAATTAGAGAAGTTTCTCGCTAGTCAGAATCAAGACAATTTAACCCCAGTTTAA
- a CDS encoding DUF3782 domain-containing protein, whose translation MATTSEDVWRILAELATAQAELTAAQAELTAAQKETDKQLKETDLLLKEVSQQQKENAQQQKKTDKQLKELGQQIGGLGAKFGSFTEGLALPSMEKILRQRFGMEVVSPSVRVSKDGQHLEIDVLAYTNGELNTAYIVEVKSHAKEESITQLKSILQRFRSFFPEHKDKKLYGILAAVHVSPELREKILQEGFYVARIHDQVFELDIPDNFQPQSY comes from the coding sequence ATGGCAACTACATCCGAAGACGTATGGCGAATCTTAGCCGAATTAGCGACTGCTCAAGCTGAATTAACTGCCGCTCAGGCCGAATTAACTGCCGCTCAAAAAGAAACTGACAAACAACTGAAGGAGACTGACCTACTATTGAAGGAAGTTAGTCAACAACAGAAGGAAAACGCCCAACAACAGAAGAAAACTGACAAACAACTCAAAGAATTAGGTCAGCAAATTGGCGGACTCGGAGCCAAATTTGGCAGCTTTACCGAAGGACTTGCCCTTCCTTCAATGGAAAAGATTCTCAGACAACGCTTTGGTATGGAAGTTGTTAGTCCTAGTGTGCGAGTCAGTAAAGATGGACAACACCTAGAAATTGATGTTCTTGCCTATACCAATGGTGAGCTAAATACTGCCTATATCGTCGAGGTTAAAAGCCATGCCAAAGAGGAATCTATTACACAATTAAAAAGTATTTTGCAACGTTTTCGCAGCTTTTTCCCTGAACACAAAGATAAAAAACTCTATGGCATACTAGCGGCGGTTCATGTATCTCCAGAATTACGGGAAAAAATTCTGCAAGAAGGGTTTTATGTGGCTCGGATTCATGACCAAGTATTTGAACTCGATATTCCTGATAATTTTCAACCTCAATCTTATTAA
- the glnA gene encoding type I glutamate--ammonia ligase: protein MPETPQEVLKMIQDNNIKIIDLKFIDMPGIWQHCSFYYDQIDESSFSDGVAFDGSSIRGWKAINESDMAMVPDPTTAWIDPFYKEPTLSMICSIKEPRTGEWYSRDPRSIAQKAIDYLSSTGLGDTVYFGPEAEFFLFDSARFDQTANSGYYYMDSVEGRWNSGKDEKDGNLAYKPAYKQGYFPVSPTDTSQDIRTEMLLTMADCGVPIEKHHHEVATGGQNELGIKFSTLVRAADYLMTYKYCIKNVAKKYGKTVTFMPKPIFGDNGSGMHVHQSIWKDGQPLFAGDKYAGLSQMALHYIGGLLRHAPALLALTNPTTNSYKRLVPGFEAPVNLAYSQGNRSASIRIPLSGSNPKAKRLEFRCPDATSNPYLAFAAMLCAGIDGIKNQIEPGEPLDVDIYELSPEELSKIPSTPGSLEAALESLEKDHAFLTDSGVFTEDFIQNWITYKLDNEVNPMRLRPHPYEFSLYYDV, encoded by the coding sequence ATGCCCGAAACGCCACAAGAAGTCTTGAAAATGATTCAGGACAACAATATTAAGATTATTGACCTGAAATTTATTGATATGCCCGGTATCTGGCAACATTGCTCGTTCTACTACGACCAAATCGATGAAAGCTCTTTCAGCGATGGTGTGGCCTTCGATGGTTCCAGTATTCGCGGTTGGAAAGCAATTAACGAGTCCGATATGGCCATGGTTCCCGATCCTACCACTGCTTGGATCGATCCCTTCTACAAGGAACCTACCCTCAGCATGATCTGTAGCATTAAAGAACCGAGAACCGGTGAATGGTATAGCCGCGATCCTCGCTCTATTGCTCAGAAAGCGATCGATTATCTTAGCAGTACCGGTTTAGGTGATACCGTATATTTTGGACCGGAAGCAGAATTTTTCCTCTTTGATAGCGCTCGTTTTGACCAAACCGCCAACTCCGGCTATTACTACATGGATAGTGTCGAAGGTCGTTGGAATAGCGGTAAAGACGAAAAAGACGGAAATCTTGCCTATAAACCCGCCTACAAACAGGGTTATTTCCCCGTTAGTCCCACCGATACCTCTCAAGATATTCGCACGGAAATGCTCTTAACCATGGCCGACTGCGGAGTTCCCATTGAAAAACATCACCATGAAGTCGCTACTGGTGGTCAAAACGAGCTAGGGATTAAATTCTCTACCCTAGTACGGGCCGCCGACTACTTGATGACCTACAAATACTGCATCAAGAACGTGGCTAAGAAATACGGTAAAACCGTCACCTTTATGCCCAAACCCATCTTTGGTGATAACGGTTCTGGGATGCACGTTCACCAGTCTATCTGGAAAGATGGTCAACCCCTGTTCGCCGGGGATAAGTACGCTGGACTTAGCCAAATGGCACTGCACTACATCGGTGGTTTGCTTAGACACGCTCCCGCACTCTTAGCTTTAACTAATCCCACCACCAACTCCTACAAGCGTCTCGTCCCCGGTTTTGAGGCCCCTGTAAACCTGGCCTACTCCCAAGGTAATCGCTCCGCTTCGATTCGGATTCCTTTATCGGGAAGCAACCCAAAAGCCAAACGTTTAGAATTCCGTTGTCCTGATGCGACTTCTAACCCCTACCTCGCTTTTGCAGCTATGCTCTGTGCCGGTATTGATGGGATTAAAAATCAAATTGAACCGGGAGAACCTCTCGATGTGGATATCTACGAACTCAGTCCCGAAGAATTGTCAAAAATACCCTCTACCCCCGGTTCTTTAGAAGCAGCACTAGAAAGTCTCGAAAAAGATCACGCTTTCTTGACCGATTCTGGTGTCTTTACCGAAGACTTTATCCAAAACTGGATCACCTACAAACTCGATAACGAAGTTAACCCGATGCGCTTACGTCCCCACCCCTACGAGTTCTCTCTCTACTACGATGTCTAA
- a CDS encoding trypco2 family protein, whose amino-acid sequence MAINKVGLRETLEALRVELSKSILAAEGEQIRFEVGEIELEVQFVVEQSKEGKGGLKFWVVEMGGGVTNKDTITHRIKIPLKPIWKDGKPVLTGSDDIPD is encoded by the coding sequence ATGGCCATCAATAAAGTTGGACTTCGAGAAACCTTAGAAGCATTGCGGGTTGAACTGAGTAAATCTATCTTAGCCGCTGAGGGTGAGCAGATTCGCTTTGAAGTGGGTGAAATTGAATTAGAGGTTCAATTTGTGGTTGAGCAGTCGAAAGAAGGCAAAGGTGGGCTGAAATTTTGGGTAGTAGAAATGGGTGGGGGTGTCACCAATAAGGATACGATAACCCATAGAATTAAAATTCCCCTTAAACCCATTTGGAAAGATGGAAAACCTGTATTGACAGGAAGTGATGATATTCCCGATTAG
- a CDS encoding type II toxin-antitoxin system HicB family antitoxin, whose amino-acid sequence MRYQVRLKQSEEGYAIWCPSLPGCCSQGDTEAEAIENIKEAIQDYLETIEELNKDAEVRYVEVG is encoded by the coding sequence ATGCGCTATCAAGTTCGACTCAAACAAAGCGAAGAAGGTTATGCAATTTGGTGTCCTAGTTTACCCGGATGTTGTTCACAGGGAGACACTGAAGCAGAAGCTATAGAAAATATCAAAGAAGCGATACAAGACTATTTAGAGACAATTGAAGAATTAAACAAAGATGCTGAAGTGCGTTATGTAGAAGTAGGGTAA
- a CDS encoding UPF0175 family protein — protein sequence MSINVTFPEELLIAAREEKEAFSRKVIIYTLGHLYQEGKISAGIGAQVLGCDKYTFYTLLSEYGFSIIDYTAEEWESEIQTSRKLAQKIKENEDNC from the coding sequence ATGAGCATTAATGTAACATTTCCCGAAGAACTCCTCATTGCTGCCAGAGAAGAAAAAGAAGCATTCTCTCGTAAAGTCATAATTTATACATTAGGACATCTTTATCAAGAAGGAAAAATTTCAGCAGGAATCGGCGCACAAGTATTAGGATGCGATAAATATACATTTTATACACTTCTCTCTGAGTATGGTTTTTCCATTATTGATTACACAGCAGAAGAATGGGAATCAGAAATACAAACCAGCCGTAAATTAGCCCAAAAAATCAAAGAGAATGAAGATAATTGTTAA
- a CDS encoding type II toxin-antitoxin system HicA family toxin, with translation MPKLPRINHLRAVNVFEKAGFRITRQRKHITMTNGEQTITIPQANPVNAHTMAGIVKEAGLTIE, from the coding sequence ATGCCAAAATTGCCTAGAATTAATCATCTACGCGCTGTTAATGTCTTTGAAAAAGCAGGATTCCGCATCACTAGACAGAGAAAACATATTACTATGACAAATGGAGAACAGACTATCACTATTCCACAGGCAAATCCGGTTAATGCTCATACAATGGCAGGGATTGTTAAAGAAGCGGGTTTAACTATCGAATAA
- a CDS encoding type II toxin-antitoxin system RelE family toxin produces the protein MLKINLSRQATKRLKKLPDKHAKQVATKITELRTNPYPQDSLKLKGYSYHRADIGEYRIVYRVEEQTLEILLIDKRNDDEIYKQLKRTI, from the coding sequence ATGCTTAAGATTAACCTATCTCGACAGGCAACTAAACGCTTAAAAAAACTGCCAGATAAACACGCCAAACAAGTAGCCACAAAAATAACCGAACTGAGAACAAATCCCTATCCCCAAGATTCTCTAAAGTTAAAAGGATACTCTTATCATAGAGCCGATATTGGTGAATATCGAATCGTTTATCGTGTTGAGGAGCAAACACTAGAAATCTTGCTGATTGACAAACGAAACGATGATGAAATTTATAAACAACTAAAGAGAACAATATAG
- a CDS encoding type II toxin-antitoxin system Phd/YefM family antitoxin — protein sequence MKTLGASEAKNRFGELLDLARREPVKIAKKGRNVAVVLSIEEFERFSELENQLLALQAEKAHQEGFIGTTESEALLSEILNA from the coding sequence ATGAAAACATTAGGAGCCTCAGAAGCAAAAAATCGCTTTGGCGAACTGTTAGACTTGGCTCGAAGAGAACCAGTAAAGATAGCAAAAAAGGGACGTAATGTTGCAGTCGTGCTGTCAATCGAGGAATTTGAGAGATTTTCCGAGTTAGAAAATCAACTTTTGGCTTTACAGGCAGAAAAAGCTCATCAAGAAGGTTTTATCGGAACAACAGAAAGTGAGGCTTTACTGTCAGAAATTTTAAATGCTTAA
- a CDS encoding nucleotide-binding protein: protein MKIIVNSTPIIALSLINQLDLLNQLFNEVIIPWAVYQEIVIAGDNKPGAKELKNANWIQVQEVASSSPLEPLLLGLDRGELEVILLAISIKPDWVIIDEKLARRVAKAMELPVKGTLGILLVGFYAGYLSKQEILDLSQQLVDYGIRISSPMINWLKTELDNDH, encoded by the coding sequence ATGAAGATAATTGTTAATTCTACACCGATCATCGCCTTATCTTTGATTAATCAATTAGATCTTCTTAATCAGCTATTTAATGAAGTGATTATTCCTTGGGCAGTTTATCAAGAAATTGTCATCGCTGGAGATAATAAACCGGGGGCAAAAGAACTCAAAAATGCCAATTGGATTCAAGTTCAAGAAGTTGCATCATCATCTCCTCTTGAACCGCTATTACTAGGATTAGATCGAGGAGAATTAGAAGTTATTCTCTTGGCAATTTCAATCAAACCAGACTGGGTAATTATAGATGAGAAATTAGCAAGAAGAGTTGCCAAAGCTATGGAATTACCCGTCAAAGGAACATTAGGAATTCTCTTGGTTGGTTTTTATGCAGGTTATCTATCTAAACAAGAAATTTTAGATTTATCACAACAGTTAGTTGATTATGGAATTCGTATTAGTTCTCCGATGATTAATTGGCTAAAAACAGAATTAGACAATGATCATTAA
- a CDS encoding NB-ARC domain-containing protein, whose translation MAQFQPDRALEIVAPKYGTAYRIGGRLLLTCRHLFDNSNNCKVRFRSASNYSDKQDIDAKVIWKAPDNIDIALVELPETIEICDPVSFGQLPDANSAEKVKFDFLGFPQFLRYAEDDKNYATGLHIEGTINVANRVPHNRLLLNIKDSQDIQPTDEQLERLAEDQSPWQGTSGSAIVCHGLVIGVQSKQPIRDRPASLEAESLARVYDNPEWREILESHDIDPEPKPVISVNLKARSYRNQAPSKPTYFVERPEVSIDLKKLLLSEAKDNTGTLVISAIYGLGGIGKSTLAATLAWDKEVQAYFPDGIFWATLGQQPDILSFLHGWIQSLGDYDFKPTGVDAASLQLRTLLADKKALLVVDDLWNAEDVEPFRVAGAGCKLLVTTREAPVKGAIRYDLDVMTETQSLALLTGYLRSKLNPKEREQRKSLAKIVGYLPLALELGAAQIEDGISWNELLEDLQAEIAHLEILDRLEAEDTANQEKRKHYSLIASFNLSLKRLSIQRLQQFIWLGVLPDDVTITEKMATTLWNCRLTEARKTLRYLRSKALLLTGVSSEQTANYRVHDLLHDLARNLLQASPHPERDYQLPGLGLSISEANRQLLSRYQKQTKNGLWHSLEDDGYIYNQLIWHLEKAKKIGEIHQLLREETAEGNNGWYSKCEKEGKTATFIKDVSRAWQLAEADFANNPSQSMGLQVRYGLITTSLNSLAGNIPLELIAELIKYEIWTPAQGLAYVRQNQDDEKRAERLKAISPYLPPTLLPEALEVARAIGDEYSRAKALTGLAPHFPEVLTEALEVARGIGNEYSRAKALTGLAPLLPEVLPEALAVARGIWHEYNRAEALTGLAPYLPESLLPEALEVARGIGNEYSRTRALTGLAPLLPEVLPEALEVARAIGDEYSRTRALTGLAPYLPESLLPEALEVARAIGDERYRAEALRGLSPHLPEVLPEALEVARAIGNEDKRAEALTGLSPHLSEMLSKALAVFRTIGDKSYCAEALIRLAPHLPEVLPEALEAAKVVADERYRPKEWRGLAPHLPESLLPKALEVISAIRGESNRARALTELAPHLPESLLPKALEVISAIRGESNRAKALTGLAPHFPEVLPEALEVARAIWSESDRAKALTELAPHLPENLLPEALEVVRAIGGESNRAKALTGLAPHFPEVLPEALEVVRAIGGESNRAKALTGLAPHFPEVLPEALEVARAIWSESDRAKALTELAPYLPESLLPEALAVARAIRDRDERYRAWALRGLAPHFPEVLPEALEVARAIWSESDRAKALTWLASYLPEVLPEALEVARAIGGESDRARALTGLAPYLPEVLPEALAVARAIRDERYRAEALTGLAPHLPEVLPEALEVARAIGGESDRAEALQALTEVLTPANIDQSLWEKTLHALGTLTRSYFLQNIPNLVPLILHFGGVVALREVHQAIREVSRWWK comes from the coding sequence ATGGCCCAATTCCAACCCGATCGCGCTTTAGAAATTGTTGCCCCTAAGTATGGCACTGCCTATCGAATTGGGGGACGTTTACTCTTGACTTGTCGGCATCTATTTGATAATAGTAACAACTGTAAAGTACGATTTAGATCAGCATCAAACTATTCTGATAAGCAGGATATAGACGCTAAAGTAATTTGGAAAGCACCGGATAATATCGATATAGCTTTAGTTGAATTACCAGAAACTATCGAAATTTGTGATCCTGTAAGCTTTGGGCAGTTACCTGATGCTAACAGTGCAGAAAAAGTTAAGTTTGACTTTTTGGGTTTCCCTCAATTTTTACGATATGCTGAAGATGATAAAAACTACGCCACGGGGTTACATATTGAGGGAACTATTAATGTGGCTAATCGTGTTCCTCATAACCGTTTGTTATTAAATATTAAAGATAGTCAAGACATACAACCCACCGATGAACAGTTAGAAAGATTAGCAGAAGATCAGTCACCTTGGCAAGGAACATCGGGATCAGCAATTGTTTGTCATGGGTTAGTGATTGGGGTACAATCTAAACAGCCAATTAGAGATCGTCCGGCATCTTTAGAGGCTGAATCTTTGGCTAGGGTTTATGACAATCCCGAATGGCGTGAGATATTAGAAAGCCATGATATTGATCCTGAACCTAAACCCGTTATTTCAGTTAATCTTAAGGCTCGTTCCTATCGCAATCAAGCCCCTTCTAAACCGACTTATTTCGTGGAACGCCCAGAGGTGAGTATTGATTTAAAGAAACTTTTGTTATCAGAAGCAAAGGATAATACAGGAACTTTAGTTATTAGTGCGATTTATGGATTAGGAGGTATTGGTAAATCAACTTTAGCGGCGACGTTGGCATGGGACAAAGAGGTTCAAGCTTATTTTCCTGATGGGATTTTCTGGGCAACTTTAGGGCAACAACCGGATATTTTATCCTTCCTTCATGGTTGGATACAGTCATTAGGGGATTATGATTTTAAGCCGACGGGTGTTGATGCGGCATCGTTACAATTAAGAACATTATTAGCAGATAAAAAAGCCTTATTAGTAGTAGATGATCTGTGGAATGCGGAGGATGTTGAACCGTTTCGAGTTGCGGGGGCTGGCTGTAAATTGTTGGTAACAACGAGGGAAGCTCCCGTTAAAGGGGCAATTCGTTATGATTTAGATGTGATGACAGAAACTCAGTCTTTAGCCTTATTAACGGGTTATTTAAGAAGTAAGTTAAATCCAAAAGAACGAGAGCAAAGGAAAAGTTTAGCGAAGATTGTGGGGTATTTACCCCTAGCTTTGGAATTGGGAGCGGCACAAATTGAAGACGGCATTTCTTGGAATGAGTTACTAGAAGATTTACAGGCAGAAATAGCTCATTTAGAAATATTAGATCGATTGGAAGCTGAAGATACTGCCAATCAAGAAAAGCGCAAACATTATAGTTTAATTGCCTCTTTTAATCTCAGTTTAAAACGCTTATCGATCCAAAGATTACAACAATTTATTTGGTTAGGGGTTTTACCGGATGATGTGACGATTACGGAAAAGATGGCAACGACTTTATGGAATTGTCGGTTAACGGAAGCGAGGAAAACCCTCAGATATTTACGCAGTAAAGCGTTATTATTAACAGGGGTTTCTAGTGAACAAACGGCTAATTATCGTGTCCATGACCTCTTACATGATTTAGCCCGTAATCTTTTACAAGCCTCTCCCCATCCTGAAAGAGATTATCAATTACCGGGCTTGGGTTTATCGATTTCTGAAGCTAATCGGCAACTTTTAAGCAGGTATCAAAAACAGACTAAAAATGGTTTATGGCACAGTTTAGAGGATGATGGCTACATTTATAATCAATTGATTTGGCATTTGGAAAAGGCGAAAAAGATAGGAGAGATTCATCAATTGCTGAGGGAAGAAACGGCAGAAGGAAACAATGGTTGGTATAGCAAATGTGAGAAAGAAGGGAAAACGGCGACTTTTATTAAGGATGTTTCTAGGGCGTGGCAACTGGCGGAAGCTGATTTTGCGAATAATCCTAGTCAGTCTATGGGGTTACAGGTGCGTTATGGGTTGATAACCACTTCTCTGAATAGTTTGGCGGGGAATATTCCACTGGAATTAATTGCCGAACTGATTAAGTATGAAATCTGGACACCAGCGCAGGGATTAGCTTATGTGAGGCAAAATCAAGATGATGAGAAGCGAGCAGAAAGATTAAAGGCAATTAGTCCCTATCTTCCCCCTACTTTATTACCCGAAGCCTTAGAAGTTGCTAGAGCCATTGGGGATGAATACTCCCGTGCTAAAGCATTGACAGGGTTAGCTCCCCATTTCCCTGAAGTGTTAACCGAAGCCTTAGAAGTTGCCAGAGGGATTGGGAATGAATACTCCCGTGCAAAGGCATTGACCGGGTTAGCGCCCCTTTTACCGGAAGTGTTACCCGAAGCCTTAGCAGTTGCCAGAGGGATTTGGCATGAATACAACCGTGCAGAGGCATTGACAGGGTTAGCTCCCTATTTACCTGAAAGTTTGTTACCCGAAGCCTTAGAAGTTGCCAGAGGGATTGGGAATGAATACTCCCGTACAAGGGCATTGACCGGGTTAGCGCCCCTTTTACCGGAAGTGTTACCCGAAGCCTTAGAAGTTGCTAGAGCCATTGGGGATGAATACTCCCGTACAAGGGCATTGACTGGGTTAGCTCCCTATTTACCTGAAAGTTTGTTACCCGAAGCCTTAGAGGTTGCTAGAGCCATTGGGGATGAAAGATACCGTGCAGAGGCATTGAGAGGGTTATCTCCCCATTTACCTGAAGTGTTACCCGAAGCCTTAGAAGTTGCCAGAGCAATTGGGAATGAAGACAAACGTGCAGAGGCATTGACAGGGTTATCTCCCCATTTATCTGAAATGTTATCCAAAGCCTTAGCGGTTTTTAGAACGATTGGGGATAAATCCTATTGTGCAGAAGCATTGATAAGGTTAGCTCCCCATTTACCCGAAGTGCTACCCGAAGCCTTAGAAGCTGCCAAAGTGGTTGCGGATGAAAGATACCGTCCAAAGGAATGGAGAGGGTTAGCTCCCCATTTACCAGAAAGTTTGTTACCCAAAGCCTTGGAAGTTATCTCAGCCATTAGGGGTGAATCCAATCGTGCAAGGGCATTGACAGAGTTAGCTCCCCATTTACCAGAAAGTTTGTTACCCAAAGCCTTGGAAGTTATCTCAGCCATTAGGGGTGAATCCAATCGTGCAAAGGCATTGACAGGGTTAGCTCCCCATTTCCCTGAAGTGTTACCCGAAGCCTTAGAAGTTGCCAGAGCTATTTGGTCTGAATCCGATCGTGCAAAGGCATTGACAGAGTTAGCTCCCCATTTACCTGAAAATCTCTTACCCGAAGCCTTAGAAGTTGTCAGAGCAATTGGCGGTGAATCCAATCGTGCAAAGGCATTGACAGGGTTAGCTCCCCATTTCCCTGAAGTGTTACCCGAAGCCTTAGAAGTTGTCAGAGCAATTGGCGGTGAATCCAATCGTGCAAAGGCATTGACAGGGTTAGCTCCCCATTTCCCTGAAGTGTTACCCGAAGCCTTAGAAGTTGCCAGAGCTATTTGGTCTGAATCCGATCGTGCAAAGGCATTGACAGAGTTAGCTCCCTATTTACCGGAAAGTTTGTTACCCGAAGCCTTAGCAGTTGCCAGAGCCATTAGGGATAGGGATGAAAGATACCGTGCTTGGGCATTGAGAGGGTTAGCTCCCCATTTCCCTGAAGTGTTACCCGAAGCCTTAGAAGTTGCCAGAGCTATTTGGTCTGAATCCGATCGTGCAAAGGCATTGACCTGGTTAGCTTCCTATTTACCTGAAGTGTTACCCGAAGCCTTAGAAGTTGCCAGAGCAATTGGCGGTGAATCCGACCGTGCAAGGGCATTGACCGGGTTAGCTCCCTATTTACCTGAAGTGTTACCCGAAGCCTTAGCAGTTGCCAGAGCCATTAGGGATGAAAGATACCGTGCAGAGGCATTGACAGGGTTAGCTCCCCATTTACCTGAAGTGTTACCCGAAGCCTTAGAAGTTGCCAGAGCAATTGGCGGTGAATCCGACCGTGCAGAGGCATTACAAGCATTGACTGAGGTGTTAACGCCTGCCAATATTGACCAATCCTTATGGGAAAAAACCCTTCATGCTTTGGGAACTCTCACTCGTTCTTATTTCCTTCAAAATATTCCCAACTTAGTCCCTTTAATCCTTCATTTTGGGGGAGTGGTCGCCTTAAGAGAAGTCCATCAAGCAATTAGAGAAGTCAGCCGCTGGTGGAAGTGA